A single window of Microbispora hainanensis DNA harbors:
- a CDS encoding ABC transporter permease: protein MLARDAWGELRGRVVFWFSAAVLVVALAMAAFPGLFARLGPNEACNLRMSKHGPADGALFGYDLQGCDYWSQVVHGTRASIVVGVAVTVFALLISILLGLVGGYYGGVVDALISRLTDVFFGIPFVLGATVVLVAFPDHGIWAMTLVLVLLGWTTMTRLMRGQVIAVKDMDFVAAARMLGASDRRLMFRHILPNAIAPVIVVAMLNVGNVIAGEATLDYLGVGLQYPEVSWGLQLNIAQTFFADHPHLLFFPALFLTATVLSFLLLGDVVRDALDPRLR, encoded by the coding sequence GTGCTCGCGCGTGACGCCTGGGGAGAGCTGCGCGGCCGGGTGGTCTTCTGGTTCTCGGCCGCCGTCCTGGTGGTGGCCCTCGCGATGGCGGCCTTCCCCGGGCTGTTCGCCCGCCTGGGCCCCAACGAGGCGTGCAACCTGCGCATGTCGAAACACGGCCCGGCCGACGGAGCCCTGTTCGGGTATGACCTGCAGGGCTGCGACTACTGGTCGCAGGTCGTGCACGGCACCCGGGCCTCCATCGTGGTCGGCGTCGCGGTCACCGTCTTCGCCCTGCTGATCTCCATCCTGCTGGGGCTGGTGGGCGGCTACTACGGCGGCGTCGTCGACGCACTCATCTCCCGGCTCACCGACGTGTTCTTCGGCATCCCGTTCGTGCTGGGCGCGACCGTCGTGCTGGTCGCCTTCCCCGACCACGGGATATGGGCTATGACACTGGTCCTCGTGCTGCTCGGCTGGACGACCATGACCCGGCTGATGCGCGGGCAGGTCATCGCCGTCAAGGACATGGACTTCGTCGCCGCCGCCCGCATGCTGGGCGCGAGCGACCGCAGGCTGATGTTCCGGCATATCCTGCCCAACGCGATCGCGCCGGTCATCGTCGTGGCCATGCTGAACGTCGGCAACGTCATCGCCGGTGAAGCGACGCTCGACTACCTCGGTGTCGGCCTGCAGTACCCCGAGGTGTCGTGGGGCCTGCAGCTGAACATCGCCCAGACGTTCTTCGCCGATCACCCCCACCTGCTGTTCTTCCCCGCGCTGTTCCTCACCGCCACGGTGCTGAGCTTCCTCCTGCTCGGCGACGTCGTCCGCGACGCCCTCGACCCCCGCCTGCGCTGA
- a CDS encoding SAM-dependent methyltransferase: MSGTEPGGGERPAKAAGLSTGTANIARMSDYLLGGKDNFAADREFAERLMAIAPEVKTMAVDTREFLERVVHFLIGQGVRQFLNIASGLPTRRNTHEVAQELAPDARVVYVDDDPVVLNHARAMLARDPGTGVVDGSILRPAEMLADPEMVRLIDFEQPVAVLIPARLQYLPDALEPYKCVARVRDHLAPGSYLAIGHAVFDSRPELAGPIVDLFQHIVPQAHDAPRDREKVLRFFDGTELVEPGLVYIRQWRPDTPQSTGQAQRVWIVGGVGRVP; encoded by the coding sequence TTGAGCGGCACGGAGCCGGGCGGGGGTGAACGGCCCGCGAAGGCGGCGGGTCTGAGCACCGGCACCGCGAACATCGCCAGGATGAGCGACTATCTGCTCGGCGGCAAGGACAACTTCGCGGCCGACCGCGAGTTCGCCGAGCGGCTGATGGCCATCGCTCCCGAGGTCAAGACGATGGCCGTGGACACCCGCGAGTTCCTCGAACGGGTCGTGCATTTCCTCATCGGGCAGGGGGTGCGGCAGTTCCTCAACATCGCGTCCGGGCTGCCGACCCGGCGCAACACCCACGAGGTCGCCCAGGAGCTCGCCCCCGACGCCCGCGTGGTGTACGTGGACGACGACCCGGTGGTGCTCAACCACGCGCGGGCCATGCTCGCCCGTGATCCCGGCACCGGGGTGGTCGACGGCTCGATCCTGCGCCCGGCGGAGATGCTGGCCGACCCCGAGATGGTCCGGCTCATCGACTTCGAGCAGCCGGTGGCCGTGCTGATCCCGGCCCGGCTGCAGTATCTTCCCGACGCCCTCGAGCCGTACAAGTGCGTGGCCCGGGTGCGCGACCACCTCGCGCCGGGCAGCTACCTCGCCATCGGTCACGCGGTCTTCGACAGCCGTCCCGAGCTGGCCGGGCCGATCGTGGACCTGTTCCAGCACATCGTGCCGCAGGCCCACGACGCACCGCGCGACCGCGAGAAGGTGCTGCGCTTCTTCGACGGCACCGAGCTCGTCGAGCCCGGCCTCGTCTACATCCGCCAGTGGCGGCCGGACACCCCGCAGAGCACCGGCCAGGCCCAGCGCGTGTGGATCGTCGGCGGCGTCGGCCGGGTGCCCTGA
- a CDS encoding DUF4253 domain-containing protein, producing the protein MSVHERRRLPTGLELLFGDGGDGRVLSVELPSGSLVWPDPDYDKLRTHHRPSFWLSDEPVPAGLWARLRAEHPRSGLWPVLLEDGVQPWSAGQIAPDSPAQIDYYSAAGFMAETWQDLLLGHEAYLAPFGAECPGIAPPAALVADPDVVADWYADVVAERMTPLGLAAVNRGADAMVAMGWQGALHHNEWTVPLAAVVRSWEERFGARVVGMGFNTLELSIAAPPATPAHALHVAAEHWTFCPDSILQGPGTLADYAEQIVGQNAWSFWWD; encoded by the coding sequence ATGTCGGTTCACGAGCGTCGGCGGCTCCCCACGGGTCTGGAGCTGCTGTTCGGCGACGGCGGCGACGGCCGGGTGCTGTCCGTCGAGCTGCCGTCCGGGTCCCTCGTGTGGCCTGACCCCGACTACGACAAGCTGCGCACCCATCATCGCCCCTCCTTCTGGCTGAGCGACGAGCCGGTGCCGGCCGGGCTGTGGGCCCGGTTGCGTGCCGAGCACCCCCGGTCGGGCCTGTGGCCGGTGCTGCTGGAGGACGGCGTGCAGCCCTGGTCGGCCGGGCAGATCGCGCCGGACTCGCCCGCCCAGATCGACTACTACAGCGCGGCCGGGTTCATGGCCGAGACGTGGCAGGACCTGCTGCTGGGCCACGAGGCCTACCTCGCGCCGTTCGGGGCCGAGTGCCCGGGGATCGCGCCGCCCGCCGCGCTCGTGGCCGACCCCGACGTGGTCGCCGACTGGTACGCCGACGTGGTGGCCGAGCGGATGACGCCGCTGGGGCTCGCGGCGGTGAACCGCGGCGCCGACGCCATGGTCGCCATGGGCTGGCAGGGGGCGCTGCACCACAACGAATGGACCGTGCCGCTGGCGGCCGTCGTACGCAGCTGGGAGGAGCGGTTCGGGGCGCGGGTGGTCGGCATGGGATTCAACACGCTGGAGCTCAGCATCGCCGCGCCGCCCGCCACGCCCGCGCACGCGCTGCACGTGGCGGCCGAGCACTGGACGTTCTGTCCCGACAGCATCCTGCAGGGCCCGGGCACGCTCGCCGACTACGCCGAGCAGATCGTAGGCCAGAACGCCTGGTCGTTCTGGTGGGATTAG
- a CDS encoding helix-turn-helix transcriptional regulator, whose protein sequence is MDAISLSARSLHAVAELGFQVARQGAHGAMTALGEVIPVEAYEFVAFDPATGRHRSLVASGYARVDDDAAEEYARLDAYRRAMSQRTPVVMGSPGTERYFRRHLEPYGWRAGITTPLFLTGGRYTGMLHVSSRADLPPEAPAVISAVSPALAHLTDVTRCVIDPLGLPPGFHAVAYERGGRRRDVAGWPPSEVLAAEPAMAELARAFIDSRELSRRGLWLDGTGQWRELRLHRAGVGFHGSIQGAVIAERPCALPYDLTSREIEVLTRVAQGDSNPQIAAALVLSVRTVTTHLEHIFAKLGCDSRTRLTTKVLAEGLCRLDIP, encoded by the coding sequence ATGGATGCAATCAGCCTCAGCGCGCGGAGCCTGCACGCCGTCGCCGAACTGGGTTTCCAGGTGGCCCGGCAGGGGGCGCACGGGGCGATGACCGCGCTGGGCGAGGTCATCCCCGTGGAAGCCTACGAGTTCGTGGCGTTCGACCCGGCGACCGGCCGGCACCGTTCGCTGGTGGCGTCGGGGTACGCGCGGGTGGACGACGACGCCGCGGAGGAGTACGCCCGGCTCGACGCCTACCGCCGCGCCATGTCGCAGCGCACGCCCGTCGTCATGGGCTCCCCCGGCACCGAGCGCTACTTCCGCCGCCACCTGGAGCCGTACGGCTGGCGCGCGGGGATCACGACGCCGCTGTTCCTGACCGGCGGGCGCTACACCGGCATGCTGCACGTCAGCTCCCGCGCGGACCTGCCGCCCGAGGCGCCCGCGGTGATCAGCGCGGTCTCCCCCGCCCTGGCCCACCTCACCGACGTGACCCGCTGCGTCATCGACCCGCTCGGCCTGCCGCCCGGCTTCCACGCCGTGGCGTACGAACGGGGCGGGCGGCGCAGGGACGTGGCCGGATGGCCCCCGTCGGAGGTGCTCGCGGCCGAGCCGGCGATGGCGGAGCTGGCCAGGGCGTTCATCGACTCCCGCGAGCTGTCGCGCCGGGGCCTGTGGCTCGACGGCACCGGCCAGTGGCGCGAGCTGCGCCTGCACCGGGCGGGTGTGGGCTTCCACGGCTCCATCCAGGGCGCGGTCATCGCCGAGCGCCCGTGTGCCCTGCCCTACGACCTGACCTCGCGGGAGATAGAGGTGCTCACCCGGGTCGCGCAGGGCGACTCCAACCCGCAGATCGCCGCCGCGCTCGTGCTGAGCGTGCGCACCGTGACCACCCATCTGGAGCACATCTTCGCCAAGCTGGGCTGCGACAGCCGTACGCGCCTGACCACGAAGGTGCTGGCCGAGGGATTGTGCCGGCTCGACATCCCGTGA
- a CDS encoding peptide ABC transporter substrate-binding protein, whose protein sequence is MRVTRSRAAALAVAAIMLSGGCGGGSSSDGGGGDKAANAFSVALTEPDHLTPGNTSSSYSLTVLDALFDTPVAIDPATGKPQMRAAESVTSTDQKVWTIKIKPGRKFSNGEPVTAQSFADSWNATAYGPNGWTNNYYFDKIEGYDELNPESGEPSTDKLSGLKVVDDTTLEVTLTAPFSQFPITLAWIAFAPMPKAAFDDLKAYDQAPIGNGPFVLDGAWEHDKQIKVKRSPTYTGERAAKADEVTFKIYASRDTAYTDLRAGRVDLQLTIPPASAPEAKNLLGDRFVATAGGTMDYLGFPVYDKRFANPDLRKAFSMAIDRQAIVDAVYNGTFKPMASLLAPLVPGYRENACGEACTYDPAKAKALFDQAGGFSGTLNLWFSNADPSYEQWMTAIANQLKQNLGIADIKFRKIPASDYLSTLRAHKQDGPYRNNWVMDYPSPQNYLESMWGEGNRMGWENKEFLDLIHQANTAPTFDESLPLYQKAEDIALAEMPMIPLWNWQDQIGYSNRLSGVNVTPYSANLDAISVKQG, encoded by the coding sequence GTGAGGGTCACGAGAAGCCGGGCGGCCGCCCTCGCTGTGGCGGCCATCATGCTGAGCGGTGGGTGCGGGGGAGGGTCGTCGTCCGACGGCGGCGGCGGTGACAAGGCGGCGAACGCGTTCTCGGTCGCGCTGACCGAACCCGACCATCTCACCCCCGGCAATACGTCGAGCAGCTACTCGCTCACCGTGCTCGACGCGTTGTTCGACACACCGGTCGCCATCGATCCCGCGACGGGCAAGCCGCAGATGCGGGCGGCGGAGTCGGTCACCAGCACCGACCAGAAGGTCTGGACGATCAAGATCAAGCCGGGGCGGAAGTTCAGCAACGGCGAGCCGGTGACCGCGCAGAGCTTCGCCGACTCGTGGAATGCGACCGCGTACGGGCCCAACGGGTGGACCAACAACTACTACTTCGACAAGATCGAGGGCTACGACGAGCTCAACCCCGAGAGCGGGGAGCCCTCCACCGACAAGCTGAGCGGTCTCAAGGTCGTCGACGACACCACCCTTGAGGTCACGCTCACCGCGCCGTTCAGCCAGTTCCCGATCACGCTGGCGTGGATCGCGTTCGCGCCGATGCCGAAGGCCGCGTTCGACGACCTCAAGGCGTACGACCAGGCGCCGATCGGCAACGGGCCGTTCGTCCTCGACGGCGCCTGGGAACACGACAAGCAGATCAAGGTCAAGCGCTCGCCGACCTACACCGGCGAGCGCGCGGCCAAGGCCGACGAGGTGACCTTCAAGATCTACGCCAGCCGCGACACCGCCTACACCGACCTGCGGGCCGGCCGGGTGGACCTGCAGCTCACGATCCCCCCGGCGAGCGCGCCGGAGGCCAAGAACCTGCTCGGCGACCGGTTCGTGGCGACCGCCGGCGGCACGATGGACTACCTCGGCTTCCCCGTCTACGACAAGCGGTTCGCCAACCCCGACCTGCGCAAGGCCTTCTCCATGGCGATCGACCGGCAGGCCATCGTCGACGCGGTCTACAACGGCACGTTCAAGCCGATGGCGTCGCTGCTGGCCCCGCTGGTGCCCGGCTACCGCGAGAACGCCTGCGGCGAGGCGTGCACGTACGACCCGGCCAAGGCCAAGGCGCTGTTCGACCAGGCCGGCGGCTTCAGCGGCACGCTGAACCTGTGGTTCTCCAACGCCGACCCGAGCTACGAGCAGTGGATGACGGCCATCGCCAACCAGCTCAAGCAGAACCTCGGCATCGCCGACATCAAGTTCCGCAAGATCCCGGCGTCCGACTACCTGTCGACGCTCCGCGCCCACAAGCAGGACGGGCCCTACCGCAACAACTGGGTCATGGACTACCCGAGCCCGCAGAACTACCTGGAGTCCATGTGGGGCGAGGGCAACCGGATGGGCTGGGAGAACAAGGAGTTCCTCGACCTCATCCACCAGGCCAACACCGCCCCGACCTTCGACGAGAGCCTCCCGCTCTACCAGAAGGCCGAGGACATCGCGCTGGCCGAGATGCCGATGATCCCGCTGTGGAACTGGCAGGACCAGATCGGCTACTCCAACCGGCTCAGCGGAGTGAACGTCACGCCGTACAGCGCCAACCTCGACGCCATCAGCGTCAAGCAGGGGTGA
- a CDS encoding DUF222 domain-containing protein produces the protein MAIPDGLAVIPPGAELAGVLAGIAVERVSGFDTVEVLKAAYRQSCHDRAWFLRVLLEVGLREAWSGDSVVRLQTPEEFAPDEARAALVWSRRRADSAFELAWNLHRRLPVLGEAMLEGVLDEPRAVAFIRWTSGLTDAQAGWVCERLVPRAAGWTVGELVEHVQRMVLAIDPDWAEKRYTEAVRRRRVAGTRNDDGTATVSGLDLPVERAVAGCERIDELARACKRAGDRRPIDHIRADLFLGSLDGTFEGLTDEQIVTHVLAHPLVEPGDPTPGDTSDDTPSSTGSADDPAGSSDAATGKPDAPAGTTASPASSAGTPTGEPKHERERDYERRSGNGPEPEDGHGHGRRVAPEPERRHGQSAAPQPGTEQRPSTGATPAYERDRSTAPEPEHGRGHDNSAAPEPESEDERRLSTGSESEHERGRDRVTAPAPEPEHEHEHGQSAASEPEDGNAYAHGRRGAPEPRQEHEHGQGTAPEPGTEQRPSTGPTPAYEHDQSAAPEPEDGHTHGRRAAPESERGHDQSAAPESESESEGGRGCGEPQRSQGRLGGGPGATSWSVPEIRVELTTLLGHDEHPAHLPGWGMVHAAQARRIVTGMLGGQWRYAICTDDGHLLLAGITRQRPCPPAQRPPRDMRRGGIVELQITLTQLHRLAAAPATTGAWAPLIADLTRQAHAQLGTTPATGSPDRTGSPDPAGSRHPGRSCDPAAAHAPAGSGDPAMLGEQTDPAHTADTANTADTAGAVSTTSAAGTANADSANTADVVNAAGAAGAADTAGVASTANGADRRHADAALRRYVQIRGRVCSWPGCRMPATRTDQDHIQAWADNGATTAANLHLACRHDHRAKHLGGWRVTTAGPHLIIWTSPLGHPYHSPLPKIIQPVPDPQPRTWPDAPPGRLPGDLPGAPDTIMAPPCPPTTPPAQTPAETPAQPTRRHTTQTPDADSPDTEEHDNATPQDESRGTLIQRDLETPPF, from the coding sequence GTGGCGATTCCTGATGGGCTGGCGGTGATCCCGCCGGGGGCCGAGCTTGCGGGGGTGCTGGCGGGTATCGCTGTGGAGCGGGTGTCGGGGTTCGACACTGTGGAGGTGCTCAAGGCGGCCTACCGGCAGTCCTGTCATGACCGGGCGTGGTTTTTGCGGGTGCTGCTGGAGGTCGGGCTGCGTGAGGCGTGGTCCGGCGACAGCGTGGTCCGCCTGCAAACACCGGAGGAGTTCGCCCCGGATGAGGCGCGGGCGGCGCTGGTGTGGTCGCGCCGCCGCGCGGATTCGGCGTTCGAGCTGGCGTGGAATCTGCATCGCCGCCTGCCGGTGCTCGGTGAGGCGATGCTGGAGGGGGTGTTGGATGAGCCGCGGGCGGTGGCTTTCATCCGCTGGACGAGCGGGTTGACCGACGCCCAGGCCGGCTGGGTTTGCGAGCGCCTGGTGCCTCGGGCGGCGGGGTGGACGGTGGGCGAGCTGGTCGAGCACGTTCAGCGCATGGTGCTCGCGATCGATCCGGATTGGGCGGAAAAGCGTTATACCGAGGCGGTCCGCAGGCGGCGGGTGGCCGGCACGCGCAATGATGACGGTACCGCGACCGTGTCCGGGCTGGACCTGCCGGTGGAGCGGGCGGTGGCCGGGTGTGAGCGGATCGATGAGCTGGCCCGCGCCTGCAAACGCGCCGGGGACCGCCGCCCGATCGATCACATCCGCGCGGACTTGTTCTTGGGCAGCCTGGATGGCACCTTCGAAGGCCTGACCGACGAGCAGATCGTCACCCATGTCCTGGCCCACCCTCTCGTGGAACCCGGCGATCCCACCCCCGGCGACACCTCTGACGACACCCCCAGCTCCACCGGCTCGGCCGACGACCCCGCCGGCTCATCTGACGCCGCCACCGGCAAACCTGACGCCCCCGCAGGCACTACCGCCAGCCCCGCCAGCTCTGCCGGTACCCCCACAGGCGAGCCGAAGCACGAGCGCGAGCGCGACTACGAGCGGAGGTCGGGTAACGGACCCGAGCCGGAAGATGGGCACGGGCACGGGCGGAGGGTCGCTCCGGAGCCGGAGCGTAGACACGGCCAAAGCGCCGCACCACAACCGGGGACGGAGCAGAGGCCGAGCACCGGAGCCACGCCTGCGTACGAGCGCGACCGGAGCACCGCACCAGAACCAGAGCACGGGCGCGGGCACGACAACAGCGCCGCACCCGAACCAGAGTCGGAGGACGAGCGGAGGCTGAGCACCGGGTCCGAGTCGGAGCACGAGCGCGGGCGCGACCGGGTCACGGCACCCGCGCCGGAGCCGGAGCACGAGCACGAGCACGGCCAGAGCGCCGCATCCGAGCCGGAGGACGGGAACGCGTACGCGCACGGGCGGAGGGGCGCACCCGAACCGAGGCAGGAGCACGAGCACGGCCAGGGCACCGCACCAGAGCCAGGGACGGAGCAGAGGCCGAGCACCGGACCCACGCCCGCGTACGAACACGACCAGAGCGCCGCACCCGAACCGGAGGACGGGCACACGCACGGGCGGAGGGCCGCGCCGGAGTCTGAGCGAGGGCACGACCAGAGCGCCGCACCGGAGTCGGAGTCGGAGTCGGAGGGTGGGCGCGGGTGCGGGGAGCCTCAGCGGTCGCAGGGCCGCCTTGGTGGTGGGCCCGGCGCGACATCGTGGTCGGTGCCGGAGATACGGGTGGAGCTGACGACGTTGCTCGGGCACGATGAGCACCCGGCGCACCTGCCCGGCTGGGGCATGGTCCACGCCGCCCAGGCACGCCGCATCGTCACCGGCATGCTCGGCGGGCAGTGGCGCTATGCCATCTGCACCGACGACGGGCACCTGCTCCTGGCCGGCATCACCCGGCAGCGCCCCTGCCCGCCTGCACAACGGCCACCCCGCGACATGCGACGCGGCGGCATCGTCGAGCTGCAGATCACCCTCACCCAGCTCCACCGGCTGGCCGCCGCACCGGCCACCACCGGCGCCTGGGCACCCCTCATCGCCGACCTCACCCGTCAAGCCCACGCCCAGCTCGGCACCACCCCCGCAACCGGATCGCCCGACCGAACCGGATCACCCGACCCGGCGGGATCGCGTCACCCGGGCCGATCGTGTGACCCGGCTGCAGCGCACGCCCCAGCGGGATCGGGTGACCCGGCCATGCTGGGCGAACAGACCGACCCAGCCCACACGGCCGACACGGCCAACACGGCCGACACGGCAGGCGCAGTCAGCACCACAAGCGCGGCTGGCACGGCTAACGCGGACTCGGCGAACACGGCTGACGTGGTCAACGCGGCGGGCGCGGCTGGCGCGGCCGACACCGCTGGGGTGGCGAGCACAGCGAACGGGGCTGATCGGCGTCATGCCGATGCGGCCTTACGCCGATACGTCCAGATCCGGGGCCGGGTCTGCTCCTGGCCGGGCTGCCGCATGCCCGCCACCCGCACCGACCAAGACCACATCCAGGCCTGGGCCGACAACGGCGCCACCACCGCCGCCAACCTGCACCTGGCCTGCCGCCACGACCACCGCGCCAAGCACCTCGGCGGCTGGCGCGTCACCACCGCAGGCCCCCACCTCATCATCTGGACCAGCCCACTCGGACACCCCTACCACAGCCCACTCCCGAAGATCATCCAGCCCGTCCCCGACCCCCAGCCCCGCACCTGGCCCGACGCCCCACCCGGACGCCTGCCCGGCGACCTCCCCGGAGCACCAGACACGATCATGGCCCCACCATGCCCTCCCACCACCCCACCAGCACAAACCCCCGCAGAAACCCCGGCACAACCAACCCGTAGGCACACGACCCAGACACCCGACGCGGATAGCCCCGACACGGAGGAACACGACAACGCCACACCACAGGACGAATCAAGAGGAACACTCATCCAACGCGACCTCGAAACACCACCCTTTTGA
- a CDS encoding ABC transporter permease yields the protein MRYAAQRLAQAIPVFFATTFLIYAMVFALPGDPILALAGDKPVPEQVLAVMRARYHLDEPLLVQYGHYMLGVFRGDLGETFTGQPVSELLQDRWAVTAQLALTAWIFELVVGIGLGVLAGLRRGGAADTAVLAGTTFVIAVPVFVVGYTAQIVLGLNLGLFPTAGTDEGWPGSYLLPGMVLGSFGLAYVARLTRTSLVENLRADYVRTATAKGLSRRRVVGLHALRNSLIPVVTYLGVDFGNLMAGAVVTEGIFNLPGIGQQVFQSIQLQEGPVVVGVVTLLVMIFILANLAVDLLYGVLDPRIRRARA from the coding sequence GTGAGGTACGCCGCGCAGCGCCTGGCCCAGGCGATCCCGGTGTTCTTCGCGACCACCTTCCTGATCTACGCGATGGTGTTCGCACTGCCGGGCGACCCGATCCTGGCGCTCGCGGGCGACAAGCCGGTGCCCGAGCAGGTGCTCGCCGTGATGCGGGCGCGCTACCACCTCGACGAGCCGCTGCTCGTGCAGTACGGGCACTACATGCTCGGGGTGTTCCGGGGCGACCTGGGGGAGACGTTCACCGGCCAGCCGGTGAGCGAGCTCCTCCAGGACCGGTGGGCGGTCACCGCGCAGCTCGCGCTGACCGCCTGGATCTTCGAGCTCGTCGTCGGCATCGGCCTCGGCGTCCTGGCCGGGCTGCGCCGCGGCGGGGCCGCCGACACGGCGGTCCTCGCCGGCACCACGTTCGTCATCGCGGTCCCCGTGTTCGTCGTCGGGTACACGGCCCAGATCGTGCTGGGCCTCAATCTGGGGCTGTTCCCGACCGCGGGGACAGACGAGGGCTGGCCGGGCAGCTACCTGCTGCCCGGCATGGTCCTCGGCTCGTTCGGGCTGGCGTACGTCGCAAGGCTCACCCGCACCTCCCTCGTGGAGAACCTGCGCGCCGACTACGTGCGTACGGCGACCGCGAAGGGCCTGTCCCGGCGCCGGGTGGTGGGGCTGCACGCGCTGCGCAACTCGCTCATCCCCGTCGTGACCTACCTCGGTGTCGACTTCGGCAACCTGATGGCCGGAGCGGTCGTCACCGAGGGCATCTTCAACCTGCCCGGCATCGGCCAGCAGGTGTTCCAGTCCATCCAGCTCCAGGAGGGTCCCGTCGTCGTCGGCGTCGTCACCCTGCTCGTCATGATCTTCATTCTCGCCAACCTTGCCGTCGACCTGCTGTACGGCGTGCTCGACCCGAGGATCCGCCGTGCTCGCGCGTGA